A part of Myxococcus landrumus genomic DNA contains:
- a CDS encoding DUF3857 domain-containing protein has protein sequence MSRFTWLAAVVVLTCPLWAQARPAADETARTYAAEAMKQAASPRAAASLLRLHSLVDEVEDLTPLVSTYAYVASRRQFDANTRATAQLLLLDTERARGRLVRANEVKQSMGFVGDYFVVGGFDNEGKSGCDTDFGPESPTLDLTASFPGAKGRQVSWHKLTANTADGYVDLASSVRPNREAVAYAVTWLESSQETRVALGLGTSGAFRLWVNGQLAAKEDRYNLPRPDQSRVSVKLRKGLNRVLLKVCQENGPLGFYLRQESFSVRATLPAKVPALERGASPAPQVLPTLTTALRALVEKKPDDPQLRADYARVLGFYRGFDDREHTATVEAALAAEQAPKDARLQLLAASLQRDDLNERRRFIEAAIAADPTLSDARVALADHELERGHPERVLELVAPVLEKTPDDAPARLVLARAYEALGERPRAQALVEEAFRYQPRLPRVVRSAAQVSRQLGRNREAMDRMRVVLALRFDDTGTRRSLAALLADSGEVEAAEREYSQLVTLNPFDNGARVRLAELKASNGAVEPAVALFREARELSPDEPEVYEREGRALLAAGRREPALAAFERSLVLRPQNPGLKEALRALKGEGTGAGMQHLVDAKPLAKEAEAYVHEDAIYLVDNTYVHVQKSGLSSRMTQMVVKVQNARGVDAFRTMPITYSPDRQEVRVLRARVTKTDGSVVESYGENDRNINEPWTGMYYDARAKVLSFPSLAAGDTLEVTYRLDDTAQENLLSDYWGDVESVQGVYPKLRFQYLVEMPKERPLYWNKSQQGGVESAQESLESGRVLYRWNAKHVAKVVPEPGMPGWAEVAQNLHVSTYQTWDQVGRYWWGLVRDQLQPNAELRQTVDQVLQGVDRKNELAVVRAIYNFVVTNTRYVALEFGIHGFKPYRVDRVLARRFGDCKDKASLIHSMLRVAGVDSRLVLLRMRNLGALDAEPASLAAFNHAIAYVPKFDLYLDGTAEFHGAKELPSADRVANVLVVEPDGKSTFLTTPEAKAEDNATSLKMSVALRPDGSAQVTGKSSVSGQTAPEYRRAYRPEATRKSTFERAWAQSFPGLTVNEVSLSDTTRLDDDVSMDFQMSIPRYSEVLPNGVRFLPFGTGRTYQQAFAPLAERRFDLVMQSPWVNTFDLTYTLPAGWSVTEMPQAVDESTPFGRLRMNFRVEDGKLIADGEVMLSVARVKAEEYPAFRDFLGRVDRAFGRRVLIQGPTGRTASLTR, from the coding sequence ATGTCCCGCTTCACATGGCTGGCCGCAGTCGTCGTGCTCACCTGTCCCCTGTGGGCGCAGGCTCGGCCCGCGGCGGACGAGACGGCCCGGACCTATGCGGCCGAGGCGATGAAGCAGGCCGCCTCTCCTCGCGCCGCCGCGAGCCTCCTGCGACTCCACTCCCTGGTCGACGAAGTCGAGGACCTCACCCCGCTGGTGAGCACCTACGCTTACGTCGCCTCGCGCCGGCAGTTCGACGCGAACACCCGCGCCACCGCGCAGCTGCTCCTGCTCGACACCGAGCGCGCCCGAGGCCGCCTGGTGCGCGCCAACGAGGTGAAGCAGTCCATGGGCTTCGTCGGCGACTACTTCGTCGTCGGCGGCTTCGACAACGAGGGCAAGTCCGGCTGTGACACCGACTTCGGCCCGGAGAGCCCCACCCTGGACCTCACCGCCAGCTTCCCCGGCGCCAAGGGCCGCCAGGTGTCCTGGCACAAGCTCACCGCGAACACCGCGGATGGCTACGTGGACCTCGCCAGCTCCGTGCGCCCCAACCGCGAGGCCGTCGCCTACGCCGTCACCTGGCTGGAGTCCTCGCAGGAGACGCGCGTGGCCCTGGGCCTGGGCACCTCCGGCGCCTTCCGCCTGTGGGTGAACGGGCAGCTCGCCGCGAAGGAAGACCGCTACAACCTGCCCCGCCCGGACCAGTCCCGCGTGTCCGTGAAGCTGCGCAAGGGCCTCAACCGCGTGCTCCTCAAGGTCTGCCAGGAGAACGGCCCGCTGGGCTTCTACCTGCGCCAGGAGTCCTTCTCCGTCCGAGCCACCCTGCCCGCCAAGGTCCCCGCCCTGGAGCGCGGCGCCTCCCCCGCGCCCCAGGTGCTGCCCACGCTCACCACCGCGCTGCGCGCCCTGGTGGAGAAGAAGCCGGATGACCCGCAGCTGCGCGCCGACTACGCGCGCGTCCTCGGCTTCTACCGGGGCTTCGACGACCGCGAGCACACCGCCACCGTGGAGGCCGCGCTCGCCGCGGAGCAGGCCCCCAAGGACGCGCGCCTGCAACTGCTCGCCGCCAGCCTCCAGCGCGATGACCTGAACGAGCGCCGCCGCTTCATCGAGGCCGCCATCGCCGCGGACCCCACGCTGTCCGACGCCCGCGTCGCCCTGGCGGACCACGAGCTGGAGCGCGGCCACCCCGAGCGCGTGCTGGAGCTCGTCGCCCCCGTGCTGGAGAAGACGCCGGACGACGCCCCCGCGCGGCTGGTGCTCGCGCGCGCGTACGAGGCCCTGGGCGAGCGTCCCCGCGCACAGGCCCTCGTCGAGGAGGCCTTCCGCTATCAGCCCCGGCTGCCGCGCGTGGTGCGCTCCGCCGCGCAGGTGTCCCGTCAACTGGGCCGCAACCGCGAGGCCATGGACCGCATGCGCGTCGTGCTGGCCCTGCGCTTCGATGACACCGGCACGCGCCGCTCGCTGGCCGCGCTGCTGGCGGACTCCGGAGAGGTGGAGGCCGCCGAGCGCGAGTATTCGCAGCTCGTCACCCTCAACCCGTTCGACAACGGCGCGCGCGTGAGGCTGGCGGAGCTCAAGGCCAGCAACGGCGCGGTGGAGCCCGCCGTGGCCCTCTTCCGCGAGGCCCGCGAGCTGTCCCCGGATGAGCCGGAGGTCTACGAGCGCGAGGGCCGCGCCCTGCTCGCCGCCGGTCGCCGCGAGCCCGCGCTGGCCGCCTTCGAGCGCTCGCTGGTGCTGCGCCCGCAGAACCCCGGCCTGAAGGAAGCCCTGCGCGCCCTCAAGGGCGAGGGCACCGGCGCCGGCATGCAGCACCTGGTGGACGCCAAGCCCCTGGCCAAGGAGGCCGAGGCGTACGTCCACGAGGACGCCATCTACCTGGTCGACAACACCTACGTGCACGTCCAGAAGAGCGGCCTGTCCAGCCGCATGACGCAGATGGTGGTGAAGGTGCAGAACGCGCGCGGCGTGGACGCGTTCCGGACCATGCCCATCACCTACTCACCGGACCGCCAGGAGGTGCGCGTGCTGCGCGCCCGGGTGACGAAGACGGACGGCTCCGTGGTGGAGAGCTACGGCGAGAACGACCGCAACATCAACGAGCCGTGGACGGGCATGTACTACGACGCCCGCGCCAAGGTGCTCTCGTTCCCGTCGCTGGCCGCCGGTGACACACTGGAAGTGACGTACCGCCTGGACGACACCGCGCAGGAGAACCTGCTGTCGGACTACTGGGGCGATGTGGAGAGCGTGCAGGGCGTCTATCCCAAGCTGCGCTTCCAGTACCTGGTGGAGATGCCCAAGGAGCGCCCGCTGTACTGGAACAAGAGCCAGCAGGGCGGCGTGGAGAGCGCGCAGGAGTCGCTCGAGAGCGGGCGCGTGCTCTACCGCTGGAACGCGAAGCACGTGGCCAAGGTGGTGCCGGAGCCGGGCATGCCGGGCTGGGCGGAAGTCGCGCAGAACCTCCACGTCTCCACGTACCAGACGTGGGACCAGGTGGGCCGCTACTGGTGGGGCCTGGTGAGGGACCAGCTCCAGCCCAACGCGGAGCTGCGCCAGACGGTGGACCAGGTGCTCCAGGGCGTGGACCGGAAGAACGAGCTGGCCGTCGTGCGCGCCATCTACAACTTCGTCGTCACCAACACGCGCTACGTCGCGCTGGAGTTCGGCATCCACGGCTTCAAGCCCTACCGCGTCGACCGGGTGCTGGCGCGGCGCTTCGGTGACTGCAAGGACAAGGCGAGCCTCATCCACTCCATGCTGCGCGTCGCGGGCGTGGACAGCCGGCTGGTGCTGCTGCGCATGCGCAACCTGGGCGCGCTCGACGCGGAGCCCGCGAGCCTCGCGGCCTTCAACCACGCGATTGCGTATGTCCCCAAGTTTGACTTGTACCTGGATGGCACCGCGGAGTTCCACGGCGCCAAGGAGCTGCCCAGCGCGGACCGCGTGGCCAACGTCCTGGTGGTGGAGCCCGACGGCAAGAGCACCTTCCTCACCACGCCCGAGGCCAAGGCGGAGGACAACGCCACCAGCCTGAAGATGAGCGTGGCGCTGCGCCCCGACGGCAGCGCGCAAGTCACCGGCAAGAGCTCCGTGAGCGGCCAGACGGCGCCGGAGTACCGCCGCGCGTACCGCCCGGAGGCCACGCGCAAGTCCACCTTCGAGCGCGCGTGGGCGCAGAGCTTCCCCGGGCTCACGGTGAACGAAGTGTCGCTGAGCGACACCACGCGGCTGGACGACGACGTGTCCATGGACTTCCAGATGAGCATCCCGCGCTACTCGGAGGTGCTGCCCAACGGCGTGCGCTTCCTGCCCTTCGGCACGGGCCGCACCTACCAGCAGGCCTTCGCGCCGCTGGCCGAGCGCCGCTTCGACCTGGTGATGCAGAGCCCGTGGGTGAACACGTTCGACCTCACCTACACGCTGCCCGCGGGCTGGTCCGTGACGGAGATGCCCCAGGCGGTGGATGAGTCGACGCCCTTCGGCCGCCTCCGCATGAACTTCCGCGTGGAAGACGGCAAGCTCATCGCCGACGGAGAGGTGATGCTCTCCGTCGCGCGCGTGAAGGCGGAGGAGTACCCCGCGTTCAGGGACTTCCTCGGCCGGGTGGACCGCGCCTTCGGGCGCCGGGTCCTCATCCAGGGCCCCACCGGCCGCACCGCGTCGCTCACGCGGTAG
- a CDS encoding serine hydrolase domain-containing protein, whose amino-acid sequence MDIPRRGLRVGAAVLVVSFSGTGCGLGDEAVNHDLESGELALEQGRSPLAPLNREALRQMLSGLPDSAVTAAQVRIEGSAGRWLGSSGVADVHSGAPVPKNARFRIGSITKTFTATVVLQLAAERRVDLDRPVQHYLPGLLPLDYGPVTVRQLLNHTHGLPGVPLPTKDPEWFFENRFRRFTPRELVSLSLEQERRFEPGTRQEYGNIGYLVAGLLIEKVTGRPYGHAVRERILLPLELNDTSVPGNDPTIPGPHVRGYEAVTQGDGSVRLIDVTEANQSIPWAAGEMISTTADLDTFLCALFRGRLVPPEQLEEMFTVPDVPFAGGGRAMYSAGLTRIPVNGLTLWGKSGDRHGYNNGMGATRDLRRRLVYSVNTLHMGQERPAIADRIVATTFVTRGPGQ is encoded by the coding sequence ATGGATATCCCGCGTCGTGGGTTGCGGGTAGGGGCAGCGGTGCTGGTGGTGAGCTTCTCGGGGACGGGCTGCGGTCTCGGTGACGAGGCCGTCAACCACGACCTGGAGTCCGGCGAACTGGCGTTGGAGCAGGGCCGGTCCCCCCTGGCTCCGCTGAACCGCGAGGCGCTGCGGCAGATGCTGTCGGGACTGCCGGATTCGGCGGTGACGGCGGCGCAGGTCCGCATCGAGGGCTCCGCGGGCCGCTGGCTGGGCAGCTCCGGGGTGGCGGATGTCCACTCGGGGGCGCCCGTGCCCAAGAACGCGCGCTTCCGCATCGGCAGCATCACCAAGACCTTCACCGCCACCGTGGTGTTGCAGCTCGCCGCGGAGCGACGCGTGGACCTGGACCGGCCCGTGCAACACTATCTGCCGGGACTGTTGCCACTGGATTACGGCCCCGTCACGGTGCGCCAGCTCCTCAACCACACGCACGGCCTGCCAGGAGTGCCGCTGCCGACGAAGGACCCCGAGTGGTTCTTCGAGAACCGCTTCCGCCGCTTCACGCCCCGGGAGCTGGTGTCGCTGTCGCTGGAGCAGGAGCGGCGCTTCGAGCCGGGCACGCGGCAGGAGTACGGCAACATCGGCTACCTCGTCGCGGGGCTGCTCATCGAGAAGGTGACGGGCCGGCCCTATGGCCACGCGGTGCGCGAGCGCATCCTCCTCCCGCTGGAGCTGAACGACACGTCCGTGCCGGGCAATGACCCCACGATTCCGGGCCCCCACGTCCGAGGCTATGAGGCCGTCACCCAGGGCGACGGCTCGGTGCGCCTCATCGACGTCACGGAGGCGAACCAGTCCATCCCCTGGGCCGCGGGGGAGATGATTTCGACCACGGCCGACCTGGACACCTTCCTCTGCGCGCTCTTCCGGGGACGGCTGGTGCCGCCCGAGCAGCTCGAGGAGATGTTCACCGTGCCGGACGTGCCCTTCGCGGGCGGAGGCCGCGCGATGTACAGCGCGGGCCTGACGCGCATCCCCGTCAACGGGCTCACGCTGTGGGGCAAGAGCGGGGACCGGCACGGCTACAACAACGGCATGGGCGCGACGCGGGACTTGCGCCGGCGCCTGGTCTACTCGGTGAACACGCTGCACATGGGGCAGGAGCGGCCGGCCATCGCCGACCGCATCGTCGCCACCACCTTCGTGACGCGGGGGCCTGGCCAGTGA
- a CDS encoding bifunctional alpha,alpha-trehalose-phosphate synthase (UDP-forming)/trehalose-phosphatase: protein MSRLLLVSNRLPVTVKVEKDSVAVVRSAGGLATGLRRPHERSGGLWIGWPGDVSRLSDAQRSRVEAQLAEQRCVPLHLTSSEVNRYYEGYSNRVLWPLCHYMLDRIPRQDRDWEVYRKVNERFADLVAKQYQPGDIIWVHDYQLMLVPGLLRQRLPEARIGYFHHIPFPSSEVFRTLPRRDELLKGLLGADLVGFHTVSYVRHFSGSLLRQLGLDTDVDCITWEGRQVRVGAFPMGIDADAFDTLAREVGVLEDVASVRRGAEGQRLLLGIDRLDYTKGIPRRLLAVQRLLEREPSWRGRLRFVQVAVPSRTQVEAYATYREQVNELVGRINGQYGTVQNVPVHYLFRSFNEKQLAGLYRAADVMLVTPVRDGMNLVAKEFCAARPDDDGVLVLSEFAGAADEMRGALVVNTYDIEATADAIEQALKMPEAERRERMRGLRAQVKAHDVHWWVSHFLGRLQGLPTVSVNREKEGAEALARMKSAEHLALMLDYDGTLVGFAPRPELAAPDDALRELLAKLVARPNTTVSVVSGRPRETLQAWFGALPMGLHAEHGLWSRPAPGLPWKMLEGVTPEWKAAARPVLDEFSARIPGSFVEEKSASLAWHYRQVDPEFGAIQSRELRLKLLETFARQPVDILPGDKVVEVRPHGVHKGRVVDSVTRALAPGTLVVAMGDDRTDEDLFAAIPEDGLTVHAGNKPTRASYRVSGPQEVRALLAALVEPSPK from the coding sequence ATGTCTCGACTCCTGCTCGTCTCCAATCGTCTCCCAGTCACCGTCAAGGTGGAGAAGGACAGCGTCGCCGTGGTGCGCAGCGCCGGAGGGCTGGCCACGGGGTTGCGCCGGCCGCATGAACGCTCCGGAGGGCTGTGGATAGGTTGGCCCGGGGATGTCTCCCGATTGTCGGATGCTCAACGAAGCCGCGTGGAAGCGCAGCTCGCCGAGCAACGCTGCGTGCCGCTCCACCTCACGAGCAGCGAGGTGAACCGCTACTACGAAGGCTACTCCAACCGCGTGTTGTGGCCGTTGTGCCACTACATGCTGGACCGCATCCCCCGGCAGGACCGCGACTGGGAGGTGTACCGCAAGGTCAACGAGCGCTTCGCGGACCTGGTCGCGAAGCAGTATCAACCGGGCGACATCATCTGGGTGCATGACTACCAGCTCATGCTGGTGCCGGGGCTGTTGCGACAGCGGCTGCCCGAGGCCCGCATCGGCTACTTCCACCACATCCCCTTCCCATCGTCGGAAGTCTTCCGCACGCTGCCCCGGCGCGATGAGCTGTTGAAGGGGTTGCTCGGCGCGGACCTGGTGGGCTTCCACACGGTGAGCTACGTGCGGCACTTCTCGGGCTCGCTCTTGCGGCAGCTCGGGTTGGACACGGATGTGGACTGCATCACGTGGGAGGGGCGGCAGGTGCGTGTCGGCGCGTTCCCCATGGGCATCGACGCGGACGCCTTCGACACGCTCGCGCGAGAGGTGGGCGTCCTGGAGGACGTCGCCTCGGTGCGTCGGGGCGCGGAGGGACAGCGGCTCCTGTTGGGTATCGACCGGCTCGACTACACCAAGGGCATTCCGCGCAGGCTCCTGGCGGTGCAGCGGCTCCTGGAGCGTGAGCCCTCCTGGCGTGGCCGGCTGCGCTTCGTCCAGGTGGCCGTGCCCAGCCGCACGCAGGTGGAGGCCTACGCCACGTACCGCGAGCAGGTGAATGAGCTGGTGGGCCGCATCAATGGCCAGTACGGCACCGTGCAGAACGTGCCCGTGCACTACCTCTTCCGCTCCTTCAACGAGAAGCAGCTCGCGGGGTTGTACCGCGCGGCGGACGTGATGCTCGTCACCCCCGTGCGCGACGGGATGAACCTGGTGGCGAAGGAGTTCTGCGCCGCCCGTCCGGATGACGATGGCGTGCTGGTGCTGAGCGAGTTCGCCGGCGCCGCGGACGAGATGCGCGGGGCGCTCGTCGTCAACACCTACGACATCGAGGCCACCGCGGACGCCATCGAGCAAGCGCTGAAGATGCCGGAGGCCGAGCGGCGCGAGCGCATGCGCGGGCTGCGCGCGCAGGTGAAGGCCCACGACGTCCACTGGTGGGTGTCCCACTTCCTGGGCCGGCTCCAGGGCCTGCCGACCGTGTCCGTGAACCGGGAGAAGGAGGGCGCGGAGGCGCTGGCGCGGATGAAGTCCGCCGAGCACCTGGCGTTGATGCTCGACTACGACGGGACGCTGGTGGGCTTCGCGCCCCGGCCGGAGCTGGCCGCGCCGGATGACGCGCTCCGGGAGCTCCTCGCGAAGCTGGTGGCCCGGCCGAACACGACGGTGAGCGTGGTCAGCGGCAGGCCGCGTGAGACGTTGCAGGCGTGGTTCGGCGCGCTGCCCATGGGGCTCCATGCGGAGCATGGCCTGTGGTCGCGTCCGGCGCCGGGCCTGCCGTGGAAGATGCTGGAGGGCGTGACGCCGGAGTGGAAGGCCGCGGCGCGGCCGGTGCTCGACGAGTTCTCCGCGCGCATCCCCGGCTCGTTCGTGGAGGAGAAGTCCGCGTCGCTCGCGTGGCACTACCGTCAGGTGGACCCCGAGTTCGGCGCGATTCAATCCCGCGAGCTGCGGCTGAAGCTGTTGGAGACCTTCGCGCGACAGCCGGTGGACATCCTCCCGGGCGACAAGGTGGTGGAGGTGAGGCCCCACGGCGTGCACAAGGGCCGGGTGGTGGACTCGGTGACGCGCGCGCTGGCGCCGGGCACGCTGGTGGTGGCCATGGGCGATGACCGCACGGACGAGGACCTGTTCGCGGCCATCCCCGAGGACGGGCTCACCGTCCACGCGGGCAACAAGCCCACCCGTGCCTCCTATCGGGTCAGTGGCCCTCAGGAAGTGCGCGCCCTGCTGGCCGCGCTGGTGGAACCCTCGCCGAAATAA
- a CDS encoding sensor histidine kinase, which translates to MSSTPPPPRFRYRLLAVMLLAGLLPLVLLGVVVHGALERMLSVSVAPVEAVLDEVSSDLERRGLSRDSLDEVRLHLAQAELTRRALVRRVPMFITVLVFVSGGVLAVAAMLLGRTLTRPVTVLTEGMWAYARGDLTVRLPVSEPPRDEFEFLLGQFNRMGQELVAQRERLKSAEQIAAWQDVARALAHELKNPLTAMKLSLARLQRADTGSPADAVRVSESVALLQEEVELLMRMTQSFSTFARLPSPRFQDVPLRPLLSEICVLYAQTSPVPVELLPGPEVSLQADPDGLRRLFGNLVKNAAEASASSSTSVRVSAEPLEGGGVRVSVVDGGNGIPSVLEGAALTRGLFSTKPEGSGLGLPISQKITHEHGGSLRLEPAPGGGTLARVELPLRPPSTPVPTTT; encoded by the coding sequence ATGTCCTCCACGCCCCCTCCTCCCCGCTTCCGCTACCGGCTGCTGGCGGTCATGTTGCTGGCGGGCCTGTTGCCGCTGGTGCTGCTCGGTGTGGTGGTCCACGGCGCGCTGGAGCGGATGCTGTCCGTCTCGGTGGCCCCGGTGGAGGCGGTGCTCGACGAGGTGTCCTCGGACCTGGAGCGCCGGGGACTCTCGCGGGATTCGCTGGACGAGGTGCGGCTCCATCTGGCGCAGGCGGAGCTGACGCGCAGGGCACTGGTGCGCCGAGTGCCCATGTTCATCACGGTGCTCGTGTTCGTCTCGGGCGGAGTGCTGGCGGTGGCCGCCATGCTGCTTGGCCGCACGCTCACGCGCCCCGTCACGGTGCTCACCGAGGGCATGTGGGCGTATGCGCGAGGAGACCTCACCGTGAGGCTGCCCGTCTCGGAGCCTCCGCGCGATGAGTTCGAGTTCTTGTTGGGTCAGTTCAACCGCATGGGCCAGGAGCTGGTTGCGCAGCGCGAGCGGCTCAAGTCCGCCGAGCAGATTGCCGCGTGGCAGGACGTGGCCCGCGCCCTGGCCCATGAGCTGAAGAATCCCCTCACCGCGATGAAGCTCTCCCTGGCGCGGCTCCAGCGCGCGGACACGGGGTCTCCCGCGGATGCCGTGCGGGTCAGCGAGTCCGTGGCGCTGCTTCAGGAGGAGGTCGAGCTGCTGATGCGCATGACGCAGAGCTTCTCCACCTTCGCGCGGCTTCCTTCACCGAGGTTCCAGGACGTCCCGCTGCGGCCGCTGCTCTCGGAGATTTGTGTGTTGTACGCGCAGACCTCCCCTGTGCCCGTGGAGCTGCTACCCGGCCCCGAGGTGTCGCTGCAGGCGGACCCGGATGGACTGCGCCGGCTGTTTGGAAACCTCGTGAAGAACGCGGCCGAGGCCTCTGCGTCGAGCTCGACTTCCGTGCGCGTTTCGGCGGAGCCGCTGGAGGGGGGTGGGGTGCGTGTCTCCGTGGTGGATGGGGGCAACGGCATCCCTTCCGTGCTGGAGGGCGCGGCGCTGACGCGCGGACTCTTCAGCACGAAGCCCGAGGGCAGCGGGCTCGGGCTGCCCATCTCGCAGAAGATCACTCACGAGCACGGAGGCTCGCTCCGGCTGGAGCCCGCGCCCGGTGGCGGTACGCTCGCACGAGTGGAGCTGCCTCTTCGTCCCCCTTCTACGCCTGTGCCAACGACGACATGA
- a CDS encoding sigma-54-dependent transcriptional regulator, translating to MKPGPRILVVDDDPGVLKALRGLLSDEGFTPIEARSTAEASRVLDAPEGLPTVMLLDLRMPAETGLEFLARLPRPLPVPVVVLSGEASPSEAAQALKLGATDFVEKPPSPERLVTALRNAMALGSLQEERERLLDALARPGHLVGDSPSMNTLRQLIARVGPSDAAVLITGETGTGKERVARALHLASGRKGRLVAVNCAAIPSTLLESELFGHEKGAFSGAVSRRAGRIEQAHGGTLLLDEIGDMPLELQAKLLRVLETREVERLGGSVPVPVDARVLAATHQELARAVKEGRFRQDLFFRLNVMPLHIPPLRERLDDLLPLARAFAAEFAGPEVPLVLAPGADVALRAYSWPGNVRELRNVIERLNLLRAGGPMTLGPEAVSSPLAPAQTTSPKLGDKSYREHVEDFERELIRAALAEGESIAGAARLLQVDRGNLYRRIKALGLPVT from the coding sequence ATGAAGCCCGGCCCACGAATCCTCGTCGTCGACGACGACCCCGGTGTCCTCAAGGCCCTGCGCGGACTGCTGAGTGATGAGGGCTTCACGCCCATCGAGGCTCGCTCCACCGCTGAAGCCTCTCGCGTCCTCGACGCGCCCGAGGGACTTCCCACCGTGATGCTCCTGGACCTGCGCATGCCCGCGGAGACAGGACTGGAGTTCCTCGCACGGCTGCCTCGCCCGCTGCCGGTGCCCGTGGTGGTGCTGTCAGGCGAAGCCTCTCCCTCCGAGGCCGCGCAGGCCCTCAAGCTGGGGGCGACGGACTTCGTCGAGAAGCCTCCGTCACCCGAACGCCTCGTCACCGCGCTTCGCAACGCGATGGCACTGGGCTCGCTCCAGGAGGAGCGCGAGCGACTGCTGGATGCACTCGCCCGCCCCGGACATCTCGTCGGCGACAGCCCCTCGATGAACACGCTGCGGCAACTCATCGCTCGCGTGGGGCCCAGTGACGCGGCGGTACTCATCACCGGTGAGACGGGCACGGGCAAGGAGCGTGTCGCCCGTGCACTGCATCTGGCCTCGGGTCGCAAGGGCCGGCTCGTCGCGGTCAACTGCGCGGCCATCCCGTCCACGCTGCTCGAAAGCGAGCTGTTCGGCCATGAGAAGGGTGCATTCTCCGGCGCGGTGAGCCGACGCGCGGGACGCATCGAGCAAGCCCACGGCGGCACGTTGCTCCTCGACGAGATTGGCGACATGCCGCTGGAGCTCCAGGCCAAGCTCTTGCGCGTGCTGGAGACACGCGAGGTGGAGCGGCTCGGCGGCTCCGTGCCCGTGCCGGTCGACGCGCGCGTCCTCGCGGCGACGCATCAAGAACTGGCCCGCGCGGTGAAAGAGGGACGCTTCCGCCAGGACCTCTTCTTCCGCCTCAACGTGATGCCGCTGCACATCCCCCCGCTGCGCGAGCGGCTGGACGACTTGCTCCCGCTCGCTCGTGCCTTCGCGGCGGAATTCGCGGGGCCCGAAGTCCCGCTCGTCCTGGCTCCCGGCGCGGACGTCGCGCTGCGCGCCTACTCGTGGCCCGGCAACGTGCGTGAGCTGCGCAATGTCATCGAGCGGCTCAACCTGCTGCGCGCGGGCGGCCCGATGACCCTGGGGCCCGAGGCCGTCTCCAGTCCACTGGCTCCCGCCCAAACCACGAGCCCCAAGCTGGGCGACAAGAGCTACCGAGAGCACGTCGAGGACTTTGAACGAGAGCTCATCCGCGCGGCCCTCGCGGAGGGCGAGAGCATCGCCGGCGCCGCACGGCTGCTCCAGGTGGACCGGGGCAATCTCTACCGTCGCATCAAGGCGCTCGGGCTTCCGGTGACCTGA
- a CDS encoding SgcJ/EcaC family oxidoreductase — translation MIRSVLTRWALACAFLLLPVGCAHVDPARDEEDIHQLVDAQTVAWNNHDAVAWSKDFSADADFINIAGTVFEGHQQIETRHAQVFEVFFKNSHSKVTVRRVSFPVADIAVVDTIHEVTGHSGLPPGVQDTEPGLLRTQMRYVMKRENGGWRIVAGHNTDVKPRPPPKP, via the coding sequence GTGATTCGCAGTGTTCTCACCCGGTGGGCCCTGGCGTGTGCGTTCCTGCTGCTCCCCGTGGGCTGTGCGCACGTGGACCCCGCGCGGGACGAGGAGGACATCCACCAGCTCGTGGATGCGCAGACGGTGGCGTGGAACAACCACGACGCGGTGGCGTGGTCCAAGGACTTCTCGGCTGACGCGGACTTCATCAACATCGCCGGGACGGTGTTCGAGGGGCATCAGCAAATCGAGACCCGCCATGCCCAGGTCTTCGAGGTGTTCTTCAAGAACAGCCACAGCAAGGTGACGGTGCGCAGGGTGTCGTTCCCGGTCGCGGACATCGCCGTGGTGGACACGATTCACGAGGTGACGGGGCACTCGGGCCTGCCGCCTGGGGTGCAGGACACGGAGCCTGGACTCTTGCGCACGCAGATGCGCTACGTGATGAAGCGCGAGAACGGAGGCTGGCGCATCGTCGCGGGGCACAACACCGACGTGAAGCCGAGGCCTCCGCCCAAGCCGTAG
- a CDS encoding RidA family protein codes for MTTHGRMIPGAQAPGGGYVHSYEVVTPARLFHISGQIPTRADGTVPDTFDAQCRQVWANLEAVLTVSGLELRHLVKVTTFLSRREHRDANSAIRREVLGAHEPALTVIITGIYDEAWLLEIEAIAAAPL; via the coding sequence TTGACGACGCACGGGCGCATGATTCCGGGAGCCCAGGCCCCCGGAGGCGGTTACGTCCACTCGTACGAAGTGGTGACGCCCGCGCGGCTCTTTCACATCAGCGGGCAGATTCCCACCCGGGCCGATGGCACCGTGCCCGACACCTTCGACGCTCAATGCCGCCAGGTCTGGGCCAACCTCGAAGCCGTCCTCACCGTGTCCGGACTGGAGCTCCGTCACCTGGTGAAGGTGACCACCTTCCTGAGTCGCCGCGAGCACCGCGACGCGAACAGCGCCATCCGTCGCGAGGTCCTCGGCGCCCATGAACCGGCACTGACGGTCATCATCACCGGCATCTACGACGAGGCCTGGCTGCTCGAAATCGAGGCCATCGCCGCCGCGCCCCTGTGA